In Xiphophorus couchianus chromosome 8, X_couchianus-1.0, whole genome shotgun sequence, the following proteins share a genomic window:
- the ptges gene encoding prostaglandin E synthase encodes MIRNEVFSCFVFYAVLLVIKMYTIAIITGQVRLRKKAFANPEDALRHGGLQFHREDPYVERCRRAHLNDLENILPFLFLGAIYSLTGPSLTVARLHFLVFFLARVLHSLAYLLALRAPTRSLAYTAAQVPCVSMAVQILMSVASFA; translated from the exons ATGATAAGAAACGAggttttctcctgttttgtcTTCTACGCCGTCCTCCTGGTGATCAAAATGTACACTATCGCGATCATAACGGGACAAGTGAGGCTGCGGAAAAAG gcTTTCGCCAACCCAGAGGACGCGCTGAGACACGGAGGGTTGCAGTTTCACAGAGAGGATCCCTACGTGGAAAGATGCCGACG GGCTCACCTCAACGACTTGGAGAACATCCTCCCTTTCCTCTTCCTGGGGGCCATCTACTCCCTGACCGGACCTTCGCTAACTGTAGCTCGCCTTCACTtcctggttttttttcttgcgcGCGTGCTGCACAGCCTTGCCTACCTGTTGGCCCTGCGAGCACCCACCCGTTCCCTGGCCTACACCGCCGCACAGGTGCCTTGTGTTTCCATGGCGGTGCAGATCCTGATGTCAGTGGCATCCTTCGCCTAG